Proteins encoded together in one Camelina sativa cultivar DH55 chromosome 9, Cs, whole genome shotgun sequence window:
- the LOC104714728 gene encoding disease resistance protein RML1A-like isoform X2, which yields MASSSSSASPRTWRYRVFTSFHGPDVRKTFLSHLRKHFMCNGITMFDDQAIERGQTISPELTQGIRESRISIVLLSKNYASSSWCLDELLEILKCKDAIGQIVMTVFYGVDPSDVRNQIGEFGKVFKKTCAGKTEEKRRRWSQALYDVGNIAGEHFLNWENESKMIEKIARDISNKLNSTISRDFEGMVGLETHLEKIQCLLHLGNEDEAMIFGIWGPAGIGKSTIARALRNRLTCSFQLTCFMENVRGSYNSSLDEYGLKLELQEKLLSKILNQNGMRIDHLSAIQERLCDQKVLIFLDDVDDLKQLEALANKTNWFGPGSRIVVTTENQELLRKKCIKNTYYVDFPTPKEAREIFCRYAFGQSTPQDGFENLCERVSKLCSKLPLGLRVMGLYLLEKTKVDWEDILCTLESSFYSVDPDMERVLRVGYDSLHEKDHLLFLLIAFFFNYKDDDHVKAMLADNNLNVRLGLKTLEDKSLIQRSTQGNIVMHKLLQQAGRDAVKRQEPWKRKILTDADDICDVLETDSGCASVMGMSFNVSAIPNGVRISAKAFQNMRNLRFLSIYETRRDINLRVIVPEDMDFPTRLRFLHWEVYPGKCLPSTFRPEYLVELNLQNNKLEKLWEGTQPLTSLNKLELCGSTRLKELPDLSNATNLKRLDITGCWCLVEIPSSLGNLHKLEELEMNLCLQLQVVPTHFNLASLKSLRMLGCWQLRQFPVSIERTGTDIERIPDCIKDLPALKSLCIVGCPKLVSLPELPGSLRSLLVRNCESLRTVSFTIDSPIVGFNFPNCLNLGEEARRVIIQKAGQVRAFLPGRKVPAEFLHRAIGNSLTIRSSFCSIFRICLVVSPTVEMKEEYVALLCRIRINGCPNEDNLFKAQVLKVQAEHLLILHIELLEEDGWLEQDNEVLFKFMTSSQELDIIECGIQILTDETNRNICSTGSYESRPEQESVYDDESLSDRSNEFDAPRVNIFEGFTKFLSLIFCFPFK from the exons atggcttcttcttcttcctctgcttcgcCTCGCACCTGGAGATACCGCGTGTTCACGAGCTTCCACGGACCAGACGTCCGTAAAACCTTTCTCAGTCATTTACGCAAACACTTTATGTGCAATGGGATTACGATGTTCGACGATCAAGCGATCGAGAGAGGCCAAACCATTTCCCCTGAACTCACCCAAGGGATTAGGGAATCTAGGATCTCGATCGTACTGCTCTCGAAGAACTATGCTTCATCGAGCTGGTGTTTGGATGAGCTGTTGGAGATTTTGAAGTGCAAGGATGCTATCGGGCAAATAGTGATGACTGTCTTCTACGGAGTAGATCCATCTGATGTTCGCAATCAGATCGGAGAATTTGGGAAAGTTTTCAAGAAAACTTGTGCTGgtaaaacagaggagaagaggCGAAGATGGAGCCAAGCTCTGTACGATGTTGGAAACATAGCCGGAGAACACTTCCTAAACTG GGAGAATGAATCGAAGATGATTGAAAAGATTGCTAGAGATATTTCAAACAAACTGAACAGTACAATCTCTAGAGATTTTGAAGGCATGGTGGGTCTTGAAACACACCTGGAGAAAATACAGTGTTTGTTACATTTGGGTAATGAAGATGAAGCTATGATTTTTGGAATCTGGGGCCCTGCAGGTATTGGTAAGTCTACCATTGCTAGAGCTTTACGAAACCGACTCACTTGCAGTTTTCAGCTTACTTGTTTCATGGAGAATGTTAGAGGAAGCTATAATAGCAGCCTTGACGAGTATGGGTTGAAGCTGGAGTTACAAGAGAAACTCCTTTCCAAGATTTTAAACCAAAATGGTATGAGGATAGACCATTTGAGTGCAATACAGGAAAGGCTATGCGACCAGAAAGTGCTTatctttcttgatgatgtgGACGATCTGAAGCAACTTGAAGCTTTGGCTAATAAAACTAATTGGTTTGGTCCTGGGAGTAGGATTGTAGTAACCACAGAAAACCAAGAGCTTTTGCGGAAAAAGTGTATTAAGAATACCTACTATGTGGATTTTCCAACTCCAAAAGAAGCTCGTGAGATCTTTTGTAGATATGCTTTTGGACAGAGCACTCCACAAGATGGTTTCGAAAATCTTTGCGAAAGAGTATCAAAGCTTTGCAGCAAACTTCCACTAGGTCTTCGTGTCATGGGTTTATATTTacttgaaaaaacaaaagttgactGGGAAGATATACTGTGTACGCTAGAAAGTAGCTTTTATTCAGTTGATCCAGATATGGAGAGAGTACTAAGAGTTGGATATGACAGTTTACATGAGAAAGATCACTTGCTATTTCTCCTCATTGCATTCTTTTTCAACTACAAAGACGATGATCATGTGAAAGCAATGCTTGCTGATAATAACTTGAATGTCAGACTCGGTTTAAAAACCCTCGAGGACAAATCTCTTATACAAAGATCGACCCAAGGAAATATAGTGATGCACAAGTTACTACAACAAGCTGGAAGAGATGCGGTTAAAAGACAAGAGCCTTGGAAACGCAAAATCTTAACTGATGCTGATGACATTTGTGATGTTCTCGAAACAGATTCT GGTTGTGCAAGTGTGATGGGCATGTCTTTTAATGTTTCGGCAATCCCCAACGGCGTGCGTATAAGCGCAAAAGCTTTTCAAAATATGCGTAATCTTCGATTTCTAAGCATCTACGAGACAAGACGTGATATAAACCTTAGAGTGATTGTACCTGAGGACATGGATTTTCCAACTCGTTTAAGGTTTTTACATTGGGAGGTATACCCAGGAAAGTGTCTTCCTTCTACATTTAGGCCAGAATATCTTGTGGAACTCAACTTGCAAAATAACAAGCTAGAGAAGCTTTGGGAAGGAACCCAG CCTCTTACAAGTCTCAACAAGTTGGAATTGTGTGGGTCCACAAGGTTGAAGGAACTCCCAGATCTTTCGAATGCTACAAATCTCAAGAGACTAGATATAACTGGTTGCTGGTGTTTGGTAGAGATTCCTTCATCTCTTGGAAATCTTCATAAACTAGAAGAGTTGGAGATGAATTTATGTTTACAGCTGCAAGTTGTTCCGACTCACTTCAACTTGGCATCTCTTAAATCACTCAGGATGTTGGGATGCTGGCAATTGAGGCAATTTCCAG TGTCAATAGAGAGAACGGGCACAGATATAGAGAGGATTCCTGATTGCATCAAAGATCTCCCTGCGTTAAAATCGCTTTGTATAGTTGGCTGTCCAAAACTTGTATCACTGCCAGAGCTCCCTGGCTCACTCAGGAGTCTATTAGTAAGAAATTGTGAATCACTCCGGACCGTATCTTTTACTATTGACTCTCCAATTGTGGGTTTCAATTTCCCCAACTGCCTCAATTTGGGTGAAGAAGCACGGAGAGTGATTATACAGAAAGCAGGTCAGGTGAGAGCATTCTTACCAGGAAGGAAAGTACCTGCGGAGTTCTTGCACCGAGCTATAGGAAATTCCTTGACCATCCGTTCATCATTCTGCTCCATATTTAGGATTTGCCTGGTGGTTTCCCCTACAGTAGAGATGAAAGAAGAATATGTTGCTTTACTGTGTCGCATACGCATAAACGGTTGCCCCAATGAGGATAACTTATTTAAGGCACAGGTCCTTAAAGTCCAAGCGGAACATCTATTAATACTACACATTGAACTTCTTGAGGAAGACGGGTGGCTTGAGCAGGATAACGAGGTGTTGTTCAAATTCATGACCTCATCCCAGGAGCTCGACATTATTGAATGTGGCATCCAGATATTGACAGACGAAACCAACAGAAACATATGCAGCACTGGGAGCTATGAATCCAGACCAGAGCAAGAGTCTGTATATGACGACGAAAGTCTCTCTGATAGGAGCAATGAGTTTGATGCACCCAGAGTAAACATCTTTGAGGGTTTTACtaagtttctttctttaattttttgttttccttttaaataa
- the LOC104714729 gene encoding uncharacterized protein LOC104714729: MQIGFVVDYDESDQDSLNQQGTVAPSGLPSQQQNRLSAMDLGAVISTQELGGSSTSGSNEASSSSNIPIICISCRETGVTADDIIRRRPRAIIQDGPLVRLRHLRDWELRHAKSPPLPSRWGEYVAQPMGRVQWRSQVSIAKLK; encoded by the exons ATGCAGATCGGATTTGTAGTGGATTATGATGAATCTGATCAAGATAGTTTGAACCAACAAGGCACTGTGGCTCCTAGTGGTTTACCATCACAGCAGCAGAATCGACTCTCAGCTATGGACCTTGGCGCAGTTATTTCAACCCAAGAGCTTGGTGGTTCAAGCACCAGTGGGAGCAACGAAGCATCTTCTTCGTCCAATATTCCAATCATCTGCATATCTTGCCGAGAG ACCGGAGTTACAGCTGATGATATTATTCGAAGACGACCAAGAGCAATCATACAGGATGGTCCTTTGGTGAGATTAAGGCACTTAAGAGATTGGGAACTTAGACACGCCAAGTCTCCTCCATTGCCCAGCCGCTGGGGCGAGTATGTTGCCCAGCCGATGGGGCGAGTCCAGTGGCGGAGCCAAGTCTCCATTGCCAAGCTTAAATGA
- the LOC104714728 gene encoding disease resistance protein RML1A-like isoform X1, with protein MASSSSSASPRTWRYRVFTSFHGPDVRKTFLSHLRKHFMCNGITMFDDQAIERGQTISPELTQGIRESRISIVLLSKNYASSSWCLDELLEILKCKDAIGQIVMTVFYGVDPSDVRNQIGEFGKVFKKTCAGKTEEKRRRWSQALYDVGNIAGEHFLNWENESKMIEKIARDISNKLNSTISRDFEGMVGLETHLEKIQCLLHLGNEDEAMIFGIWGPAGIGKSTIARALRNRLTCSFQLTCFMENVRGSYNSSLDEYGLKLELQEKLLSKILNQNGMRIDHLSAIQERLCDQKVLIFLDDVDDLKQLEALANKTNWFGPGSRIVVTTENQELLRKKCIKNTYYVDFPTPKEAREIFCRYAFGQSTPQDGFENLCERVSKLCSKLPLGLRVMGLYLLEKTKVDWEDILCTLESSFYSVDPDMERVLRVGYDSLHEKDHLLFLLIAFFFNYKDDDHVKAMLADNNLNVRLGLKTLEDKSLIQRSTQGNIVMHKLLQQAGRDAVKRQEPWKRKILTDADDICDVLETDSGCASVMGMSFNVSAIPNGVRISAKAFQNMRNLRFLSIYETRRDINLRVIVPEDMDFPTRLRFLHWEVYPGKCLPSTFRPEYLVELNLQNNKLEKLWEGTQPLTSLNKLELCGSTRLKELPDLSNATNLKRLDITGCWCLVEIPSSLGNLHKLEELEMNLCLQLQVVPTHFNLASLKSLRMLGCWQLRQFPGISTNITSLIIGDTMLEAMLESIRLWSRLETLSIHGSLITYNFWAIVSIERTGTDIERIPDCIKDLPALKSLCIVGCPKLVSLPELPGSLRSLLVRNCESLRTVSFTIDSPIVGFNFPNCLNLGEEARRVIIQKAGQVRAFLPGRKVPAEFLHRAIGNSLTIRSSFCSIFRICLVVSPTVEMKEEYVALLCRIRINGCPNEDNLFKAQVLKVQAEHLLILHIELLEEDGWLEQDNEVLFKFMTSSQELDIIECGIQILTDETNRNICSTGSYESRPEQESVYDDESLSDRSNEFDAPRVNIFEGFTKFLSLIFCFPFK; from the exons atggcttcttcttcttcctctgcttcgcCTCGCACCTGGAGATACCGCGTGTTCACGAGCTTCCACGGACCAGACGTCCGTAAAACCTTTCTCAGTCATTTACGCAAACACTTTATGTGCAATGGGATTACGATGTTCGACGATCAAGCGATCGAGAGAGGCCAAACCATTTCCCCTGAACTCACCCAAGGGATTAGGGAATCTAGGATCTCGATCGTACTGCTCTCGAAGAACTATGCTTCATCGAGCTGGTGTTTGGATGAGCTGTTGGAGATTTTGAAGTGCAAGGATGCTATCGGGCAAATAGTGATGACTGTCTTCTACGGAGTAGATCCATCTGATGTTCGCAATCAGATCGGAGAATTTGGGAAAGTTTTCAAGAAAACTTGTGCTGgtaaaacagaggagaagaggCGAAGATGGAGCCAAGCTCTGTACGATGTTGGAAACATAGCCGGAGAACACTTCCTAAACTG GGAGAATGAATCGAAGATGATTGAAAAGATTGCTAGAGATATTTCAAACAAACTGAACAGTACAATCTCTAGAGATTTTGAAGGCATGGTGGGTCTTGAAACACACCTGGAGAAAATACAGTGTTTGTTACATTTGGGTAATGAAGATGAAGCTATGATTTTTGGAATCTGGGGCCCTGCAGGTATTGGTAAGTCTACCATTGCTAGAGCTTTACGAAACCGACTCACTTGCAGTTTTCAGCTTACTTGTTTCATGGAGAATGTTAGAGGAAGCTATAATAGCAGCCTTGACGAGTATGGGTTGAAGCTGGAGTTACAAGAGAAACTCCTTTCCAAGATTTTAAACCAAAATGGTATGAGGATAGACCATTTGAGTGCAATACAGGAAAGGCTATGCGACCAGAAAGTGCTTatctttcttgatgatgtgGACGATCTGAAGCAACTTGAAGCTTTGGCTAATAAAACTAATTGGTTTGGTCCTGGGAGTAGGATTGTAGTAACCACAGAAAACCAAGAGCTTTTGCGGAAAAAGTGTATTAAGAATACCTACTATGTGGATTTTCCAACTCCAAAAGAAGCTCGTGAGATCTTTTGTAGATATGCTTTTGGACAGAGCACTCCACAAGATGGTTTCGAAAATCTTTGCGAAAGAGTATCAAAGCTTTGCAGCAAACTTCCACTAGGTCTTCGTGTCATGGGTTTATATTTacttgaaaaaacaaaagttgactGGGAAGATATACTGTGTACGCTAGAAAGTAGCTTTTATTCAGTTGATCCAGATATGGAGAGAGTACTAAGAGTTGGATATGACAGTTTACATGAGAAAGATCACTTGCTATTTCTCCTCATTGCATTCTTTTTCAACTACAAAGACGATGATCATGTGAAAGCAATGCTTGCTGATAATAACTTGAATGTCAGACTCGGTTTAAAAACCCTCGAGGACAAATCTCTTATACAAAGATCGACCCAAGGAAATATAGTGATGCACAAGTTACTACAACAAGCTGGAAGAGATGCGGTTAAAAGACAAGAGCCTTGGAAACGCAAAATCTTAACTGATGCTGATGACATTTGTGATGTTCTCGAAACAGATTCT GGTTGTGCAAGTGTGATGGGCATGTCTTTTAATGTTTCGGCAATCCCCAACGGCGTGCGTATAAGCGCAAAAGCTTTTCAAAATATGCGTAATCTTCGATTTCTAAGCATCTACGAGACAAGACGTGATATAAACCTTAGAGTGATTGTACCTGAGGACATGGATTTTCCAACTCGTTTAAGGTTTTTACATTGGGAGGTATACCCAGGAAAGTGTCTTCCTTCTACATTTAGGCCAGAATATCTTGTGGAACTCAACTTGCAAAATAACAAGCTAGAGAAGCTTTGGGAAGGAACCCAG CCTCTTACAAGTCTCAACAAGTTGGAATTGTGTGGGTCCACAAGGTTGAAGGAACTCCCAGATCTTTCGAATGCTACAAATCTCAAGAGACTAGATATAACTGGTTGCTGGTGTTTGGTAGAGATTCCTTCATCTCTTGGAAATCTTCATAAACTAGAAGAGTTGGAGATGAATTTATGTTTACAGCTGCAAGTTGTTCCGACTCACTTCAACTTGGCATCTCTTAAATCACTCAGGATGTTGGGATGCTGGCAATTGAGGCAATTTCCAGGTATTTCAACGAACATCACATCACTCATAATAGGAGACACAATGTTAGAAGCAATGCTTGAATCAATTAGGCTTTGGTCTCGCCTTGAGACTCTCAGTATACATGGAAGTCTcattacatataatttttggGCAATAGTGTCAATAGAGAGAACGGGCACAGATATAGAGAGGATTCCTGATTGCATCAAAGATCTCCCTGCGTTAAAATCGCTTTGTATAGTTGGCTGTCCAAAACTTGTATCACTGCCAGAGCTCCCTGGCTCACTCAGGAGTCTATTAGTAAGAAATTGTGAATCACTCCGGACCGTATCTTTTACTATTGACTCTCCAATTGTGGGTTTCAATTTCCCCAACTGCCTCAATTTGGGTGAAGAAGCACGGAGAGTGATTATACAGAAAGCAGGTCAGGTGAGAGCATTCTTACCAGGAAGGAAAGTACCTGCGGAGTTCTTGCACCGAGCTATAGGAAATTCCTTGACCATCCGTTCATCATTCTGCTCCATATTTAGGATTTGCCTGGTGGTTTCCCCTACAGTAGAGATGAAAGAAGAATATGTTGCTTTACTGTGTCGCATACGCATAAACGGTTGCCCCAATGAGGATAACTTATTTAAGGCACAGGTCCTTAAAGTCCAAGCGGAACATCTATTAATACTACACATTGAACTTCTTGAGGAAGACGGGTGGCTTGAGCAGGATAACGAGGTGTTGTTCAAATTCATGACCTCATCCCAGGAGCTCGACATTATTGAATGTGGCATCCAGATATTGACAGACGAAACCAACAGAAACATATGCAGCACTGGGAGCTATGAATCCAGACCAGAGCAAGAGTCTGTATATGACGACGAAAGTCTCTCTGATAGGAGCAATGAGTTTGATGCACCCAGAGTAAACATCTTTGAGGGTTTTACtaagtttctttctttaattttttgttttccttttaaataa
- the LOC104714728 gene encoding disease resistance protein RML1A-like isoform X3 — translation MASSSSSASPRTWRYRVFTSFHGPDVRKTFLSHLRKHFMCNGITMFDDQAIERGQTISPELTQGIRESRISIVLLSKNYASSSWCLDELLEILKCKDAIGQIVMTVFYGVDPSDVRNQIGEFGKVFKKTCAGKTEEKRRRWSQALYDVGNIAGEHFLNWENESKMIEKIARDISNKLNSTISRDFEGMVGLETHLEKIQCLLHLGNEDEAMIFGIWGPAGIGKSTIARALRNRLTCSFQLTCFMENVRGSYNSSLDEYGLKLELQEKLLSKILNQNGMRIDHLSAIQERLCDQKVLIFLDDVDDLKQLEALANKTNWFGPGSRIVVTTENQELLRKKCIKNTYYVDFPTPKEAREIFCRYAFGQSTPQDGFENLCERVSKLCSKLPLGLRVMGLYLLEKTKVDWEDILCTLESSFYSVDPDMERVLRVGYDSLHEKDHLLFLLIAFFFNYKDDDHVKAMLADNNLNVRLGLKTLEDKSLIQRSTQGNIVMHKLLQQAGRDAVKRQEPWKRKILTDADDICDVLETDSGCASVMGMSFNVSAIPNGVRISAKAFQNMRNLRFLSIYETRRDINLRVIVPEDMDFPTRLRFLHWEVYPGKCLPSTFRPEYLVELNLQNNKLEKLWEGTQPLTSLNKLELCGSTRLKELPDLSNATNLKRLDITGCWCLVEIPSSLGNLHKLEELEMNLCLQLQVVPTHFNLASLKSLRMLGCWQLRQFPERTGTDIERIPDCIKDLPALKSLCIVGCPKLVSLPELPGSLRSLLVRNCESLRTVSFTIDSPIVGFNFPNCLNLGEEARRVIIQKAGQVRAFLPGRKVPAEFLHRAIGNSLTIRSSFCSIFRICLVVSPTVEMKEEYVALLCRIRINGCPNEDNLFKAQVLKVQAEHLLILHIELLEEDGWLEQDNEVLFKFMTSSQELDIIECGIQILTDETNRNICSTGSYESRPEQESVYDDESLSDRSNEFDAPRVNIFEGFTKFLSLIFCFPFK, via the exons atggcttcttcttcttcctctgcttcgcCTCGCACCTGGAGATACCGCGTGTTCACGAGCTTCCACGGACCAGACGTCCGTAAAACCTTTCTCAGTCATTTACGCAAACACTTTATGTGCAATGGGATTACGATGTTCGACGATCAAGCGATCGAGAGAGGCCAAACCATTTCCCCTGAACTCACCCAAGGGATTAGGGAATCTAGGATCTCGATCGTACTGCTCTCGAAGAACTATGCTTCATCGAGCTGGTGTTTGGATGAGCTGTTGGAGATTTTGAAGTGCAAGGATGCTATCGGGCAAATAGTGATGACTGTCTTCTACGGAGTAGATCCATCTGATGTTCGCAATCAGATCGGAGAATTTGGGAAAGTTTTCAAGAAAACTTGTGCTGgtaaaacagaggagaagaggCGAAGATGGAGCCAAGCTCTGTACGATGTTGGAAACATAGCCGGAGAACACTTCCTAAACTG GGAGAATGAATCGAAGATGATTGAAAAGATTGCTAGAGATATTTCAAACAAACTGAACAGTACAATCTCTAGAGATTTTGAAGGCATGGTGGGTCTTGAAACACACCTGGAGAAAATACAGTGTTTGTTACATTTGGGTAATGAAGATGAAGCTATGATTTTTGGAATCTGGGGCCCTGCAGGTATTGGTAAGTCTACCATTGCTAGAGCTTTACGAAACCGACTCACTTGCAGTTTTCAGCTTACTTGTTTCATGGAGAATGTTAGAGGAAGCTATAATAGCAGCCTTGACGAGTATGGGTTGAAGCTGGAGTTACAAGAGAAACTCCTTTCCAAGATTTTAAACCAAAATGGTATGAGGATAGACCATTTGAGTGCAATACAGGAAAGGCTATGCGACCAGAAAGTGCTTatctttcttgatgatgtgGACGATCTGAAGCAACTTGAAGCTTTGGCTAATAAAACTAATTGGTTTGGTCCTGGGAGTAGGATTGTAGTAACCACAGAAAACCAAGAGCTTTTGCGGAAAAAGTGTATTAAGAATACCTACTATGTGGATTTTCCAACTCCAAAAGAAGCTCGTGAGATCTTTTGTAGATATGCTTTTGGACAGAGCACTCCACAAGATGGTTTCGAAAATCTTTGCGAAAGAGTATCAAAGCTTTGCAGCAAACTTCCACTAGGTCTTCGTGTCATGGGTTTATATTTacttgaaaaaacaaaagttgactGGGAAGATATACTGTGTACGCTAGAAAGTAGCTTTTATTCAGTTGATCCAGATATGGAGAGAGTACTAAGAGTTGGATATGACAGTTTACATGAGAAAGATCACTTGCTATTTCTCCTCATTGCATTCTTTTTCAACTACAAAGACGATGATCATGTGAAAGCAATGCTTGCTGATAATAACTTGAATGTCAGACTCGGTTTAAAAACCCTCGAGGACAAATCTCTTATACAAAGATCGACCCAAGGAAATATAGTGATGCACAAGTTACTACAACAAGCTGGAAGAGATGCGGTTAAAAGACAAGAGCCTTGGAAACGCAAAATCTTAACTGATGCTGATGACATTTGTGATGTTCTCGAAACAGATTCT GGTTGTGCAAGTGTGATGGGCATGTCTTTTAATGTTTCGGCAATCCCCAACGGCGTGCGTATAAGCGCAAAAGCTTTTCAAAATATGCGTAATCTTCGATTTCTAAGCATCTACGAGACAAGACGTGATATAAACCTTAGAGTGATTGTACCTGAGGACATGGATTTTCCAACTCGTTTAAGGTTTTTACATTGGGAGGTATACCCAGGAAAGTGTCTTCCTTCTACATTTAGGCCAGAATATCTTGTGGAACTCAACTTGCAAAATAACAAGCTAGAGAAGCTTTGGGAAGGAACCCAG CCTCTTACAAGTCTCAACAAGTTGGAATTGTGTGGGTCCACAAGGTTGAAGGAACTCCCAGATCTTTCGAATGCTACAAATCTCAAGAGACTAGATATAACTGGTTGCTGGTGTTTGGTAGAGATTCCTTCATCTCTTGGAAATCTTCATAAACTAGAAGAGTTGGAGATGAATTTATGTTTACAGCTGCAAGTTGTTCCGACTCACTTCAACTTGGCATCTCTTAAATCACTCAGGATGTTGGGATGCTGGCAATTGAGGCAATTTCCAG AGAGAACGGGCACAGATATAGAGAGGATTCCTGATTGCATCAAAGATCTCCCTGCGTTAAAATCGCTTTGTATAGTTGGCTGTCCAAAACTTGTATCACTGCCAGAGCTCCCTGGCTCACTCAGGAGTCTATTAGTAAGAAATTGTGAATCACTCCGGACCGTATCTTTTACTATTGACTCTCCAATTGTGGGTTTCAATTTCCCCAACTGCCTCAATTTGGGTGAAGAAGCACGGAGAGTGATTATACAGAAAGCAGGTCAGGTGAGAGCATTCTTACCAGGAAGGAAAGTACCTGCGGAGTTCTTGCACCGAGCTATAGGAAATTCCTTGACCATCCGTTCATCATTCTGCTCCATATTTAGGATTTGCCTGGTGGTTTCCCCTACAGTAGAGATGAAAGAAGAATATGTTGCTTTACTGTGTCGCATACGCATAAACGGTTGCCCCAATGAGGATAACTTATTTAAGGCACAGGTCCTTAAAGTCCAAGCGGAACATCTATTAATACTACACATTGAACTTCTTGAGGAAGACGGGTGGCTTGAGCAGGATAACGAGGTGTTGTTCAAATTCATGACCTCATCCCAGGAGCTCGACATTATTGAATGTGGCATCCAGATATTGACAGACGAAACCAACAGAAACATATGCAGCACTGGGAGCTATGAATCCAGACCAGAGCAAGAGTCTGTATATGACGACGAAAGTCTCTCTGATAGGAGCAATGAGTTTGATGCACCCAGAGTAAACATCTTTGAGGGTTTTACtaagtttctttctttaattttttgttttccttttaaataa